One stretch of Tistrella mobilis DNA includes these proteins:
- a CDS encoding amino acid ABC transporter ATP-binding/permease protein: MATLAATAALFFRMRRKPLLAGIALAALTVLAGVALLGLSGWFITATAAAGSAAATALTFDVFRPAAGIRMLALLRTGGRYGERLVTHDATLGLLAELRERLFRAHARPDRARALKARPARLLHRLTVEVDALDNLYLRVLLPAAAAVITAALAALALALIDPLLGLGVGLGVAVTGIALPLALARAADRPARRRAAALEALRMRTVDLVAGQTDHLMTGRITAARDHAAAAEDRLALADDRLNRLDTAAAGGFGAASAVLLAGSLAAAGGLVQTGIATVPQAALVVLVALALMEPFAALRRGVLDLGRTVIAARRLLPMLKPRALRTGGAPPPPAADPPPVPLALVIEDLHFAHDGAAAPLFDGLSLALARGERVALLGPSGAGKSTLVELIAGERRPDRGRIRALPHSLLGQATELFADDLAGNLLLADPAATSDRMLAALDRAGLGQLVRDHPAGLGQRLGEGGEGLSSGQRRRMALARIFLRDAPLLLLDEPTDGLDARTAAEVLTTVKEMPQTQTILVVTHLRREAALADRLLIMEDGRITGDLRRGETAFRAALDRLRPD; encoded by the coding sequence ATGGCGACGCTCGCCGCCACCGCGGCGCTGTTCTTCCGCATGCGCCGCAAACCGCTGCTCGCCGGCATCGCACTGGCGGCGCTGACCGTGCTGGCGGGGGTGGCGCTGCTTGGGCTCTCGGGCTGGTTCATCACCGCAACTGCAGCCGCAGGCAGTGCGGCTGCCACTGCACTCACCTTTGACGTGTTCCGGCCGGCGGCGGGCATCCGCATGCTGGCGCTGCTGCGCACCGGCGGCCGCTATGGCGAGCGGCTGGTGACCCATGATGCGACGCTGGGCCTGCTGGCGGAGCTGCGCGAACGGCTGTTCCGCGCCCATGCGCGCCCCGATCGCGCCCGGGCGCTGAAGGCCCGGCCGGCGCGGCTGCTCCACCGGCTGACGGTGGAGGTGGATGCGCTCGACAATCTTTACCTGAGGGTGCTGCTGCCGGCGGCCGCGGCGGTGATCACCGCGGCGCTGGCGGCGCTGGCGCTGGCGCTGATCGATCCGCTGCTCGGGCTGGGGGTGGGGCTGGGCGTGGCGGTGACCGGCATCGCCCTGCCGCTGGCGCTGGCCCGGGCCGCCGACCGGCCGGCCCGGCGGCGCGCGGCGGCGCTGGAGGCCCTGCGCATGCGCACGGTCGATCTGGTGGCGGGCCAGACCGACCATCTGATGACCGGTCGCATCACGGCGGCGCGCGACCATGCCGCCGCGGCCGAAGACCGGCTGGCCCTGGCCGACGACCGGCTGAACCGGCTGGACACCGCCGCCGCCGGCGGTTTCGGCGCGGCGAGCGCCGTGCTGCTGGCGGGCAGCCTTGCCGCGGCGGGCGGGCTGGTCCAGACCGGCATCGCGACGGTGCCGCAGGCGGCGCTGGTGGTGCTGGTGGCGCTGGCGCTGATGGAGCCTTTCGCGGCGCTCCGCCGCGGCGTGCTCGACCTGGGCCGCACGGTCATCGCGGCGCGCCGGCTGCTGCCCATGCTGAAGCCCCGCGCCCTCAGGACAGGCGGCGCACCACCGCCGCCGGCTGCCGATCCGCCGCCGGTGCCCTTGGCGCTGGTGATCGAGGATCTGCACTTCGCCCATGACGGCGCGGCGGCGCCGCTGTTCGACGGGCTGTCGCTTGCGCTCGCCCGCGGCGAGCGGGTGGCGCTGCTGGGGCCGAGCGGCGCCGGCAAATCGACCCTGGTCGAGCTGATCGCCGGCGAACGCCGGCCCGATCGGGGCCGGATCCGGGCGCTGCCGCACAGCCTGCTCGGCCAGGCGACCGAGCTGTTCGCCGATGATCTGGCCGGCAATCTTCTGCTCGCCGACCCGGCTGCGACATCAGACCGCATGCTGGCCGCACTCGACCGCGCGGGGCTGGGGCAGCTGGTCCGCGACCATCCGGCGGGGCTTGGCCAGCGCCTGGGAGAGGGCGGAGAAGGGCTGTCTTCCGGGCAGCGGCGGCGGATGGCGCTGGCGCGCATCTTCCTGCGTGATGCGCCGCTGCTGCTGCTCGACGAGCCGACCGACGGGCTCGACGCCCGGACCGCCGCGGAGGTTTTGACAACGGTCAAGGAAATGCCGCAGACGCAGACGATACTCGTCGTCACGCATCTGCGGCGGGAGGCCGCCCTGGCCGACCGGCTTCTGATCATGGAAGACGGGCGGATCACCGGCGACCTCCGGCGTGGTGAGACGGCGTTCCGGGCAGCGCTCGACAGGCTCCGCCCGGACTGA
- the cydD gene encoding thiol reductant ABC exporter subunit CydD: MRNRTRHSPRATTTGSLVQLAAALVWLPMAWIIADALGRLAMDAETAVVLPAAIAVLALGLLRAGLEALGSRMAFRAARAEVGRLRRRALAALAARDPLDPDRAASGAAASVVAEQAEAVLPWLHRYQPVQLKVVTVPFVLLAAVASVSWAAALILLVAAPLIPLFMALVGIRAKAASEAQLAELGTMNAVLMDRLRGLATIRALDAVDVTARRLRVAAEGVRQRTMAVLRIAFLSSAVLELFSALGVAMVAVYVGFHLLGDLSFGAWGGRMGLAQGLFVLLLAPAFFEPLRELAAVWHDRASGEAAHDALTALGAAPAATDQAPGVVDLSGPPALSLRDLTFAHPASGRGIPAGFGLEVAPGERVALFGPSGSGKSTLLALIAGLALPDGGRITIGGTPLDASTRADLRRRIAWIGHRPHMIAGSLAANVRFGRDLAAGPPLARLLPGVDPARQVGEAGFGLSGGEAVRLAIARAIADPAADIVLADEPTAHLDGDTAARVRAALIEATAGRTLVVATHDPDLAAALDRVIRLEPRS, from the coding sequence ATGCGAAACCGGACGAGACATTCCCCCCGAGCCACGACCACCGGAAGTTTGGTGCAGCTGGCCGCCGCGCTGGTCTGGCTGCCCATGGCCTGGATCATTGCCGATGCGCTGGGGCGGCTGGCCATGGACGCCGAAACGGCGGTGGTGCTGCCCGCCGCCATCGCCGTGCTGGCCCTGGGGCTGCTGCGGGCGGGGCTGGAGGCGCTGGGCAGCCGGATGGCGTTCCGGGCCGCACGGGCGGAGGTGGGGCGGTTGCGCCGCCGGGCGCTGGCGGCGCTGGCCGCCCGCGATCCGCTGGACCCGGACCGGGCCGCATCGGGGGCGGCGGCATCGGTGGTGGCGGAACAGGCCGAAGCCGTGCTGCCCTGGCTGCACCGCTACCAGCCGGTACAGCTGAAAGTTGTGACCGTTCCTTTTGTGCTTCTGGCGGCTGTGGCCTCGGTGTCCTGGGCGGCGGCGCTGATCCTGCTGGTGGCGGCGCCGCTGATCCCGCTCTTCATGGCCCTGGTCGGCATCCGCGCCAAGGCGGCGAGCGAGGCGCAGCTGGCCGAACTCGGCACCATGAACGCGGTGCTGATGGACCGGCTGCGCGGGCTTGCCACCATCCGGGCGCTGGATGCCGTGGACGTGACCGCGCGGCGCCTGAGGGTCGCGGCCGAAGGCGTGCGGCAGCGGACCATGGCGGTGCTGCGCATCGCCTTTCTGTCCTCGGCGGTGCTGGAGCTGTTCTCGGCGCTGGGGGTGGCGATGGTTGCGGTCTATGTCGGCTTCCACCTGCTGGGGGATCTGAGTTTCGGCGCCTGGGGCGGGCGGATGGGGCTGGCCCAGGGCCTGTTCGTGCTGCTGCTGGCCCCGGCGTTTTTCGAGCCGCTGCGCGAGCTGGCGGCGGTCTGGCACGACCGCGCCTCGGGCGAGGCCGCGCATGACGCGCTGACCGCGCTGGGGGCGGCACCGGCCGCCACGGACCAGGCGCCGGGGGTCGTCGACCTTTCCGGCCCGCCCGCGCTGTCGCTCAGGGATCTGACCTTCGCCCATCCGGCAAGCGGCCGGGGGATCCCCGCGGGGTTCGGCCTGGAGGTGGCGCCCGGTGAGCGGGTGGCGCTGTTCGGCCCCTCGGGTTCGGGCAAATCCACCCTGCTGGCGCTGATCGCCGGACTGGCCCTGCCAGATGGCGGGCGGATCACCATCGGCGGTACGCCGCTCGATGCATCGACCCGGGCGGATCTGCGCCGGCGGATCGCCTGGATCGGCCATCGGCCGCATATGATCGCCGGCAGCCTGGCGGCGAATGTCCGCTTCGGCCGCGATCTGGCGGCAGGCCCGCCGCTCGCCCGGCTGCTGCCGGGGGTGGACCCGGCACGCCAGGTGGGCGAGGCCGGGTTCGGGCTCTCGGGCGGCGAGGCGGTGCGGCTGGCGATCGCGCGGGCGATCGCCGACCCCGCCGCCGATATCGTGCTCGCCGACGAGCCGACCGCGCATCTGGACGGCGACACCGCCGCCCGGGTACGCGCCGCGCTGATCGAGGCCACCGCCGGCCGCACACTGGTGGTGGCGACCCACGATCCCGATCTGGCCGCGGCACTCGACCGGGTGATCCGGCTGGAGCCGCGGTCATGA
- a CDS encoding hemerythrin domain-containing protein, whose translation MTRPDPATAPEEVPAADIGTDALIDHILVCYHDAHRRDLPELILLAGKVARVHAGNPALPQGLAELLRETAGLLEMHMKKEELILFPAMRRAPSALVAQPIRVMREEHDDHGEQIRRLETMTDGFTPPPGACRSWTALYLGLSHFVAELMDHIHLENNILFPRFEAEG comes from the coding sequence ATGACCCGCCCCGATCCCGCCACCGCCCCCGAAGAGGTGCCGGCGGCCGACATCGGCACCGACGCCCTGATCGACCATATCCTGGTCTGCTATCACGACGCCCATCGCCGCGACCTGCCAGAGCTGATCCTGCTGGCCGGGAAGGTGGCGCGGGTTCACGCCGGCAACCCGGCCCTGCCGCAGGGCCTCGCCGAGCTGCTGCGCGAGACCGCGGGCCTTCTGGAAATGCACATGAAAAAAGAGGAACTGATCCTCTTCCCCGCCATGCGCCGCGCCCCTTCGGCCCTGGTTGCGCAACCCATACGTGTCATGCGCGAAGAACACGACGATCATGGCGAGCAGATCCGCCGCCTGGAAACCATGACCGACGGCTTCACCCCACCCCCCGGCGCCTGCCGCTCCTGGACCGCCCTCTATCTGGGCCTCAGCCATTTCGTCGCGGAGCTGATGGACCACATCCATCTGGAAAACAATATACTCTTCCCGCGTTTCGAAGCCGAAGGCTGA
- a CDS encoding c-type cytochrome: MNRKIRLRHLLYGLAGLAAAALVALWAGLMPVTASSGHWRITAWALHWVMQNSVRTDALFVEPPDEVDDPVLVRRAAGHFDTACRFCHGAPGAPAGPLPFNMTPRPPGLGHAAHAWSPAELFRIVGHGVKFSGMPAWPAPARDDEVWAMVAFLRALPQMAGPDYARLSGRAATADAGGSLPARAGCVACHGVDGGSHGGAVPVIGGQRADYLAATLTDFRDGRRASGIMQVATAGLDDDMIARLARHYAGRQPEPDPAAPADPAEPARGTAIIADGMPEARVPACSACHGAGGADPKPGIPRLAGQNAGYLATQLQLWRAGTRGGGPRAEVMTRAASGLSDADIRAVAAALARGEE; this comes from the coding sequence ATGAACCGGAAGATCCGTCTCCGCCACCTGCTCTACGGCCTGGCCGGGCTCGCCGCCGCGGCGCTGGTGGCGCTCTGGGCCGGGCTGATGCCGGTCACCGCCAGTTCGGGCCATTGGCGGATCACCGCCTGGGCCCTGCACTGGGTGATGCAGAATTCCGTCCGCACCGATGCGCTGTTCGTCGAACCGCCCGACGAGGTCGACGACCCGGTGCTGGTGCGCCGCGCCGCGGGCCATTTCGACACCGCCTGCCGCTTCTGCCATGGCGCCCCGGGCGCACCCGCAGGGCCCCTGCCCTTCAACATGACCCCACGCCCGCCCGGGCTTGGCCACGCCGCCCATGCCTGGAGCCCGGCGGAGCTGTTCCGCATCGTCGGCCACGGCGTCAAGTTCAGCGGCATGCCCGCCTGGCCCGCACCCGCGCGCGACGACGAGGTCTGGGCGATGGTCGCCTTCCTGCGCGCCCTGCCGCAGATGGCGGGGCCCGACTACGCCCGGCTTTCCGGCCGCGCCGCCACGGCGGATGCGGGCGGCAGCCTGCCCGCCCGGGCGGGCTGTGTCGCCTGCCACGGCGTCGACGGCGGTTCCCATGGCGGCGCGGTGCCGGTGATCGGCGGTCAGCGCGCCGATTATCTGGCGGCCACCCTCACCGATTTCCGCGACGGCCGCCGGGCCAGCGGCATCATGCAGGTCGCAACCGCCGGCCTCGACGACGACATGATCGCGCGCCTCGCCCGCCATTACGCGGGCCGGCAACCGGAGCCGGACCCCGCCGCCCCTGCCGATCCGGCAGAGCCGGCCCGCGGCACCGCGATCATCGCCGACGGCATGCCTGAGGCGCGCGTACCCGCCTGCAGCGCCTGCCACGGCGCGGGCGGCGCCGATCCCAAACCCGGCATCCCCCGCCTCGCCGGCCAGAATGCCGGCTATCTCGCCACCCAGCTCCAGCTCTGGCGCGCCGGCACCCGCGGCGGCGGCCCCCGCGCCGAGGTGATGACCCGCGCCGCCAGCGGGTTGTCGGATGCGGATATCCGGGCCGTGGCGGCGGCGCTGGCGCGGGGGGAGGAATAG
- a CDS encoding cytochrome c oxidase assembly protein translates to MRRGLVVAGLVLLALLWGGPLMRASHQDFAAHMAVHMGLVAVVAPLLAAGIAGTRFDLSDRHPLIFGPLIASAAELVTVWGWHLPALHAAARTDALAHAAEQASFLAVGLWVWTACLGHGLAGGETDGRSRRAALGTVGLLLTSMHMTLLGALIAFAGRPLYTHGLAGLHGTGVDPAQLIADQQAGGVIMLLGGGLAYLIGGVALMARLFRDAGAFRDTRHGRTTP, encoded by the coding sequence ATGCGCCGGGGGCTGGTCGTCGCCGGGCTCGTCCTGCTGGCGCTGCTCTGGGGCGGGCCGCTGATGCGGGCCTCGCACCAGGATTTCGCCGCCCATATGGCCGTGCATATGGGGCTGGTGGCGGTGGTGGCACCGTTGCTCGCCGCCGGCATCGCCGGCACGCGCTTCGACCTGTCGGACCGCCATCCCCTGATCTTCGGGCCGCTGATCGCCTCGGCGGCGGAGCTGGTCACGGTGTGGGGCTGGCATCTGCCGGCGCTGCATGCCGCCGCCCGCACCGATGCGCTTGCCCATGCCGCCGAACAGGCAAGCTTTCTGGCGGTGGGGCTCTGGGTCTGGACCGCCTGCCTCGGCCACGGCCTGGCGGGCGGTGAGACGGATGGCCGGTCCCGCCGCGCCGCCCTCGGCACCGTCGGCCTGCTGCTGACCTCGATGCACATGACCCTGCTGGGTGCGCTGATCGCCTTCGCCGGCCGGCCGCTCTACACCCACGGCCTTGCCGGGCTGCACGGCACCGGGGTCGATCCGGCGCAGCTGATCGCCGACCAGCAGGCCGGGGGGGTGATCATGCTGCTGGGCGGCGGGCTCGCCTATCTGATCGGCGGTGTGGCGCTGATGGCGCGGCTGTTCCGGGATGCCGGGGCGTTCCGTGATACCCGGCACGGAAGGACCACGCCATGA
- a CDS encoding transmembrane prediction, with translation MLTRPDRATIVTLLAPPTVWALHFLTAYILAAIACAKGWDLGGVRLVIAAATAAALVFIVLAARAAHRHTGFTADTPPHDDPTRASRMRQMGAATFLVAALSFVAVVFTGLPAAFIADCR, from the coding sequence ATGCTGACCCGCCCCGACCGCGCCACCATCGTCACCCTGCTCGCCCCGCCCACCGTCTGGGCGCTGCATTTCCTGACCGCCTATATCCTGGCCGCCATCGCCTGCGCCAAGGGGTGGGATCTGGGCGGCGTGCGGCTGGTGATTGCGGCCGCCACGGCGGCGGCGCTGGTCTTCATCGTGCTGGCCGCCCGTGCGGCCCACCGCCATACCGGCTTCACCGCCGACACGCCCCCCCATGACGACCCGACCCGTGCCTCCCGCATGCGCCAGATGGGGGCGGCCACCTTTCTGGTCGCCGCCCTGAGCTTCGTGGCGGTGGTCTTCACCGGCCTGCCGGCCGCGTTCATCGCGGATTGCCGGTGA
- the ctaD gene encoding cytochrome c oxidase subunit I yields the protein MSDDLSRNTLAEAQAARLRHVWANPRGWRYWSAVNNTEVGIWYIVTAFGFFLFAGVLALIVRAQLAVPQNDLVSPEFYNQAFTLHGTMMMFLFAVPIFEAVAILLLPQMLAARDLPFPRLSAFGFWCFLIGGTFVAGSIFFDAAPASGWFMYPPLATNKDLAGIGADIWLLGLSFIEVASIAAAVELIVGVLKCRPPGMRIHLMPLYCWYVLIVAGMILFAFPPLIAGDILFELQRMFDWPFFDPDRGGDPVLWQHLFWIFGHPEVYIIFLPSIALMAMIVPTFSQVPITGYGWIVLAAVGTGFLSFGLWAHHMYTTGLPALSLGFFSAASEAVAIPTGVQIFVFIATMATGRVIFSVPMLFAAGALAVFVFGGLTGVMVALAPFDWQAHDTHFVVAHLHYTLIGGMLLPLIAGLYYFFPFATKRMLSARLGRWAFWLIFTGFNITFLPMHFTGLRGMPRRVFTYPAGHGWDWLNLISTFGAYIMAIGVLIVVVDVVRALRHGRPAPRNPWNAGTLEWTVETSDENWGVRSVPQISSRYPLWDQPGLVEEMDQGRGYLPDAAAGRRETLITGVLDATPEQVQRLPTNSFRPLAAAVFIGTCFIAATFEWWWLATAGGIIGIGVILGWLWTGTARPPEAAMMDAGRGLTLPLYASGPRSVGWWAMCITMVGDATAFISLVFGYFFYWTIHAEFPPPEATGPGLAWPGIAAATGLAAWATVLAARHANRAGRVAIARLALIAGAGLAIASIAAGAAAILTTGLDPVVHVYDATVWVLVIWTALHLAAGVLMQLYCLARSLAGHMTPLHDIDIRNVALYWHFTAGTLAVTMAVIGLFPLASG from the coding sequence ATGAGTGACGATCTCTCCCGCAATACGCTTGCCGAGGCACAGGCGGCGCGGCTGCGCCATGTCTGGGCCAATCCCCGGGGCTGGCGCTACTGGTCGGCGGTGAACAATACCGAGGTCGGCATCTGGTACATCGTCACCGCCTTCGGCTTCTTCCTGTTTGCGGGCGTGCTGGCGCTGATCGTCCGCGCCCAGCTGGCGGTGCCCCAGAACGATCTGGTCAGCCCGGAATTCTACAACCAGGCCTTCACCCTGCACGGCACGATGATGATGTTCCTCTTCGCCGTGCCGATCTTCGAAGCGGTGGCCATTCTGCTGCTGCCGCAGATGCTGGCCGCCCGCGACCTGCCCTTTCCGCGGCTGTCGGCCTTCGGCTTCTGGTGCTTCCTGATCGGGGGGACCTTCGTCGCCGGCTCGATCTTTTTCGATGCGGCACCGGCCAGCGGCTGGTTCATGTATCCGCCGCTGGCCACCAACAAGGATCTGGCCGGGATCGGCGCCGATATCTGGCTGCTCGGCCTGTCCTTCATCGAGGTGGCCTCGATCGCGGCGGCGGTGGAACTGATCGTGGGCGTGCTGAAATGCCGGCCGCCGGGCATGCGCATCCATCTGATGCCGCTCTATTGCTGGTATGTGCTGATCGTGGCCGGGATGATCCTGTTCGCCTTCCCGCCGCTGATCGCCGGCGACATCCTGTTCGAACTGCAACGCATGTTCGACTGGCCGTTCTTCGACCCCGATCGCGGCGGCGACCCGGTGCTGTGGCAGCATCTGTTCTGGATCTTCGGCCATCCGGAGGTCTACATCATCTTCCTGCCCTCGATCGCGCTGATGGCGATGATCGTGCCGACCTTCTCTCAGGTGCCGATCACCGGCTATGGCTGGATCGTGCTGGCGGCCGTCGGCACCGGCTTTCTCAGCTTCGGGCTCTGGGCCCATCACATGTACACCACCGGCCTGCCGGCGCTGTCGCTGGGCTTCTTCTCGGCGGCGTCGGAAGCGGTGGCGATCCCGACCGGCGTGCAGATCTTCGTGTTCATCGCCACCATGGCCACCGGCCGGGTGATCTTTTCGGTGCCGATGCTGTTCGCGGCCGGTGCGCTCGCGGTCTTCGTCTTCGGCGGGCTGACCGGGGTGATGGTGGCGCTGGCCCCCTTCGACTGGCAGGCCCACGACACCCATTTCGTGGTCGCCCATCTGCACTACACCCTGATCGGCGGCATGCTGCTGCCGCTGATCGCCGGGCTCTATTACTTCTTCCCCTTCGCCACGAAGCGCATGCTGTCGGCCCGGCTCGGCAGATGGGCCTTCTGGCTGATCTTCACCGGCTTCAACATCACCTTCCTGCCGATGCATTTCACCGGACTGCGCGGCATGCCGCGGCGGGTCTTCACCTATCCCGCCGGCCATGGCTGGGACTGGCTGAATCTGATCTCTACCTTTGGTGCCTATATAATGGCAATCGGGGTACTTATAGTGGTTGTGGACGTGGTCCGCGCCCTGCGCCATGGCCGGCCGGCACCGCGCAACCCCTGGAATGCCGGCACGCTGGAATGGACGGTGGAAACCAGCGACGAGAATTGGGGCGTGCGCTCGGTGCCGCAGATTTCCAGCCGTTATCCGCTGTGGGATCAGCCGGGGCTGGTAGAGGAGATGGATCAGGGCCGCGGCTATCTGCCCGATGCCGCGGCCGGCCGGCGCGAGACCCTGATCACCGGCGTGCTGGATGCGACGCCTGAACAGGTGCAGCGCCTGCCGACCAATTCCTTCCGCCCGCTCGCCGCCGCCGTCTTCATCGGCACCTGTTTCATCGCCGCCACCTTCGAATGGTGGTGGCTGGCGACGGCCGGCGGGATCATCGGCATCGGCGTCATCCTGGGCTGGCTCTGGACCGGCACCGCCCGCCCGCCCGAAGCCGCCATGATGGATGCAGGCCGCGGGCTGACCCTGCCGCTTTATGCCTCGGGGCCGCGCTCGGTGGGGTGGTGGGCGATGTGCATCACCATGGTCGGCGATGCCACCGCCTTCATCAGCCTGGTCTTCGGCTATTTCTTCTACTGGACCATCCATGCCGAATTCCCGCCGCCGGAAGCCACCGGCCCGGGGCTCGCCTGGCCGGGCATCGCGGCGGCAACCGGGCTTGCCGCCTGGGCGACGGTGCTGGCGGCCCGCCATGCCAACCGGGCCGGCCGGGTGGCAATCGCCCGGCTGGCGCTGATCGCGGGTGCCGGGCTCGCCATCGCCTCCATCGCCGCCGGAGCCGCCGCCATCCTGACCACCGGGCTCGACCCCGTGGTCCATGTCTATGACGCCACCGTCTGGGTGCTGGTGATCTGGACCGCGCTGCACCTGGCGGCGGGCGTGCTGATGCAGCTCTATTGCCTGGCGCGCAGCCTCGCCGGCCATATGACGCCGCTGCACGACATCGACATCCGGAACGTCGCGCTCTACTGGCATTTCACCGCCGGCACCCTTGCCGTCACCATGGCGGTGATCGGCCTGTTTCCGCTGGCGAGCGGCTGA
- a CDS encoding c-type cytochrome, which produces MTLGRRAPAAPAARRSARGWAIAATGAALAGCSGMQSTLDPAGEAADRVATLFWIMLAGAAVIWTGVMATAIATARRKGPPVSQKRAQWFIIGAGAVFPTLVLTLLLTHGLRLMPELRAGGGDLKIRVQGEQFWWRVTYLPEDGPPVVSANELRLPAGAVVELELTSPDVIHSFWLPSIAGKTDMIPGRVTRQLLKPVKPGLYRGACAEFCGTGHTLMAFTAEVMPAEDFARWLAAEGRDAAPPAPGSAAARGARVFNDEGCGACHSIRGTDARGTIGPDLTHLGSRHGIGAGILPNTARHIADFIRATATVKPGVLMPAYGGIADDDLSALAAYLEGLQ; this is translated from the coding sequence GTGACGCTCGGACGACGCGCCCCGGCCGCCCCGGCCGCCCGCAGATCCGCGCGGGGCTGGGCCATCGCCGCCACGGGCGCCGCACTCGCCGGCTGCTCAGGCATGCAATCGACGCTCGATCCCGCCGGCGAGGCGGCCGACCGGGTGGCAACGCTGTTCTGGATCATGCTGGCCGGCGCCGCCGTGATCTGGACCGGCGTGATGGCCACCGCCATCGCCACGGCCCGACGCAAGGGGCCGCCGGTCAGCCAGAAGCGGGCGCAATGGTTCATCATCGGCGCCGGCGCCGTCTTCCCCACCCTCGTGCTGACCCTGCTGCTGACCCATGGCCTCCGGCTGATGCCGGAACTGCGCGCGGGCGGCGGCGACCTGAAGATCCGGGTGCAGGGCGAACAGTTCTGGTGGCGGGTGACCTATCTGCCGGAAGACGGCCCGCCGGTGGTCTCGGCCAACGAGCTGCGCCTGCCCGCAGGTGCCGTGGTGGAGCTGGAGCTGACCAGCCCCGACGTGATCCATTCCTTCTGGCTGCCGTCGATCGCCGGCAAGACCGACATGATCCCCGGCCGCGTGACCCGCCAGCTGCTGAAGCCGGTAAAACCCGGCCTCTATCGCGGCGCCTGCGCCGAATTCTGCGGCACCGGCCATACGCTGATGGCCTTCACCGCCGAGGTGATGCCGGCCGAAGACTTCGCCCGCTGGCTGGCCGCCGAAGGCCGGGATGCGGCCCCGCCCGCCCCGGGCAGTGCGGCGGCGCGCGGGGCCCGGGTGTTCAACGATGAGGGCTGCGGCGCCTGCCACAGCATCCGCGGCACCGATGCCCGGGGCACGATCGGCCCCGATCTCACCCATCTGGGCAGCCGGCACGGTATCGGCGCCGGCATTCTGCCCAACACGGCCCGGCACATCGCCGATTTCATCCGGGCGACCGCCACGGTCAAGCCCGGCGTGCTGATGCCGGCCTATGGCGGGATCGCCGATGACGATCTTTCGGCCCTTGCCGCCTATCTGGAGGGATTGCAATGA